The nucleotide window TTAAGGGAGAGAAGAGTTTCTGTATGTAGTTATTTAGATTTTCAACTGATATGATGGAAAAATTGAGTAAATATACAGTTATTTTTTTGTATAACAAAAGGAACCAAAAAATATTATTTTTTAGTTTTTAATTTTAAGACATATAAATTTAATTTTTTAAATACTTGAATTGTATAATTAAATGCAACAAAAAAAATTCATAAATATTTCCTTGGTATAATGTAAGTGCGACCAAACATTAAAGGAGTATTTATGAATCATAAACATTTTACCATTGAAGAAAGAGAAAGTATATTTAAATTTTTAGCGCAAAAAAAATCAATTAGTTTTATTGCAGCTAAATTAAAGAAAAATAGAGTTAGTATTTATAGAGAAATTAATAGAAATTCAGTTGATGGTGAGTACACTCCTAATAAAAAGATGATAGAAGAAAGGTCTGAAGAAGCGAATGATAGAAGTGAGATTGGTCATTTTGAAAGCGATACTATCGTTGGCGCAGGAAAAAAAGGTGCTATGATGACTTATGTTGATAGGAAATCAAGATATCTTGTAGCGGAGCTAATGATTAATAGAAAATCAGATACTTTTAATGAGGCAACAATAGAGAATTTTAAATATATACCTAAAGAATACATAAAAACATTTACATCGGATAACGGGAAAGAATTCTCTAAATTTAAAGAATTAGAGGAAGCATTAGGTATTAAAGCTTATTTTGCTAACCCTTATCACTCATGGGAGAGAGGAACAAATGAGAATACAAACGGTTTATTAAGGAGAACTTTCCCTAAAGGGACTATTTTTAGTAAGATAAAGAGATGTGAATTTTATAAAGCGGTAAACAAAATTAATAATAGACCAAGGAAGTGTTTAAATTGGAAAACCCCAAAAGAAGTATTTTGGGGTGAAATTGAAAAGTGTTGCATTTAATTTGACAACGTAAGATGAAGATTTTGATGATAAAGAGAAAAATATCAGCTCTTTTGATGTAGAATTTACAGAAAGAATAACTAAAAAATTAATATCTATAGACACTAGATGTTCTAATTTTCTAAAATCAATAATCGAATACAATGATATGGTTATCAATCATATTCTCCTTGAAAATAAAATTGATGATTCTAAAAAATCTGTAATTATTAAGTCTGCTGCTGAAATAAGATATCTAAAAAAAGAATATGAATTTTTAAAGGAAATAGCTAAATCAGCTATTTTAGGTAGTCTTTGTATGAAAGAATTAACACTAAAATATAATGAAAAAATTATAAAAGAATTTAAATATAATTTTTCTAGAATTAAGACTTTTACCCAAGATTTAGAAAAGGAATTAATTGTTTTTGATCTATTATTTAATTGTGGAGAATATAAAGAATTAATTTTAAAAGCATTTTTATCCAGTAATGAAAAAATGACTCATGAAAATGTTGAG belongs to Fusobacteria bacterium ZRK30 and includes:
- a CDS encoding IS30 family transposase, whose amino-acid sequence is MNHKHFTIEERESIFKFLAQKKSISFIAAKLKKNRVSIYREINRNSVDGEYTPNKKMIEERSEEANDRSEIGHFESDTIVGAGKKGAMMTYVDRKSRYLVAELMINRKSDTFNEATIENFKYIPKEYIKTFTSDNGKEFSKFKELEEALGIKAYFANPYHSWERGTNENTNGLLRRTFPKGTIFSKIKRCEFYKAVNKINNRPRKCLNWKTPKEVFWGEIEKCCI